In Rosa rugosa chromosome 4, drRosRugo1.1, whole genome shotgun sequence, the genomic stretch GACATTCAGTGTCTCTGTAACTTAGCCAGTTACTTACTTTAAAAGGTACCTAAGTACATGAATTCGTTTCAGAAGATCATATCAAACAAACTTTTATATACTGAAGCAATATCtgcaagaaaatattaaaaaattgaaattccgattgaacaaatgaataatCAATTCGAAAAAACTATATAACCTATCCTATTCCCTAAACAAATTTCTACGATTCTTCATGTGTTGAGTTCCAGCTGTGCCTACTTTCTGCAAATGACTTTACAACATGAGCTCTAAACTTCAAAATATCATCCTTTGTGAGCTTCTTTGGAATTTTCCCTTTTTTCGAAATTTTCTCCATTGTGTACATTACAAAAAGTCCGCAATCCAATCTGTTcatcatataaaaattgaagtaaatgaatTTGAACTTTATAATGATTATATTGACATTTTTAAAGAGCTGTGTACTTACGAATCTTCTCCTTGCTGAGGGTTGTCTTTGAGTTCTGTCACTGCCATTTTTGTTTTATAGTTATTCTTGATCCACTTTATGCTTTCTCTCTCGGTTTCAGTCAATGGAACTTCCATcattttcagttcttcttctgaactgttcttttcatcaaatttcattctGCATCCCTGTTCCAGCATGTCATCGGCTTGTTCTTTTACTGCTGTCATCCAAAGTTCTACCATGTCAACCTGCATTTCCAACATCGCAACATAATCAATAATATGCTTTCtgcttaaattaaatatatgaaattagtaTGACGAAAGTGTTCCATACCATTTTTTGTacatttttaaaggattttccaGTTGATGATTTTTTCGGTCTTTTTGAATCACAGTGGTACCAGTTCTTTAATTCCTTGTCAAAAATGAGCAGTGTATGATGAAATCCTGATTCATGTGAGATTGGGAACAATATATAGTTGGATCTTGCCAGATTCTGGAACAGTGGTTCGCATAGGTACAGATGTACATAATACACCgtcaaattttctgcagaattctgtttgtaagaaaaaaagaagacaagttATTATCAATTAAGAATCATTTGCTTTGATTGTAGATTGATAATCGTTCCACTACTTACCCAGCAAAAGGGATTCATAAAAGTTGGGACATCCAATCCTTGTGATTCTTTCTCCAACAGCTGATCAGTCAAGAGAATTCCATAACATTCGATGCAATTGCTTGCTATCGGTTCGTCCATGATCATGTCTTTTAAATCCTGTCTTGAAACTTGTGCTCCATACTGTCTTCCATCCCAGAAGTATACTCTGCAAAGAATGAATAGTGTAAGTAACATAGATAGTGATGTCGTTTATTTAACAATCACATGTCCAATGACTTGGCCTGGCCAGTGACTTCCAcagttacatggacagtgacttggccagcgatttacttggccagttactttgtcagttacatggacagtgacttggccagtgacaataagtttaaaatagaactttcgtcttggccagttactttgatagttacataaacagttacttggccagtgacaataagtttaaaatagaattttgacttaattaaagtattaccctgatggtgcattttgccAGTATTTCTGGACTCTCCTCTTGGTGTCTTGGTCCATAAATTTGTATACTTTGCTCTCCTCCCAGTCTACGACCTCAGGAGGTAGCTTCTTCTCTTCTTGCTCTTTATTGATTTGTGCATTTTCTGCAGCGTCCATCTGTCTTATTGCTTCCCGAACATCCTCTGGTACATCGTCCAACTTCTGTTGTGCTACCATCTGTTCTAGCCTTTTACGTTCAGCATCTGGCAGTGAGGCCTtcatctccttttctttttcttctttttctttcttttcagcctctttcaatctctgttcaatctcctttgctttcttctttcgTTTTGCTTTCACATCCCCCCACCAGTAAATGTTGTCCTTTTTCTGTATTCTTCTCCTATTCTTTAATCTCACAACGTAAGAGTAGAGACCCATTGATGATACAGTTTCACCAGAATGTTGCTCTGTAAGGCGCATTGTTAACTCTCCTTTTTTGTTCTCCTCTGGTgtcttctcctctttctctGGGCTCAACGTACAAAGTGGAAGGCCACGCGCAGCTACAGGACTTTTTACTATCTGAAACATGTCAGcttgtttttccatttcttcgacTGTGAGCATGCAGACTGTGGGGCTCTGGAACAGTGAGTCCTTTTGCGATGGAGTTGTcgattgagtttcttcttgcactgtgcagtgaggtggagattgagctgctgctgctgctgcacatTCTTCGACTGTGCAGATGCCATGGGACTGAGCTTCCTCAACAGTCGATTGATCTTTATTTTCTGCGTTTTCAGCAGCCTTAGATGCAGCtccatttgattcatttttttcttctgcagaggtaggtggtggggagctgtgctgctgagctgctgttgaggtgtgagtcttttggctcaacatttgctccaattctttcaattttatctccaacTCCTTCACCGATGATGCAAGGCAGAAATTGTCGGTCACAAGTGTAGCATTTCGTTCCTCCAGATTCATCATTTCCTCCGTGATTTTCCTCAGTTCCTGTTCCTTTTCGTTCAGTTTTGTCTTCAAATTATCTTTCTCCACAGTGATATAtcttatctcctcctcctttttctgaagctctttctcccacttgtttttttctgaagttgtttcctgttcagccacctcaacttgtaggttatcttctttgttttcacaattctgatcatcagttcctttttcctctctttccggaactgtctttgcttcatctgatctattctcctcttcctcggattctgattcctctctatcctccttcaggttttcaaagattttctgaaagaaaCATATTCAATATGTCAGTGACATGCTATGTGACATGAGCAATGACATGTTTACAACAGTTATGAAGGCCAGTGACATGAAGTGTGAATTGGCTATTGACATGCAGTGTGATAGTGACTTAATCGGTGACTTTTAACCAAgatagttacttggccagttacttggccagtgacaactactttgacagagaagaaaatacctctagttttttcaagctgttaaaacttgtccaattctgtatcagcttctggatgtcccattttctcatcccatgatcttcgttctcccttccagatattgggttgatttttccagtcttttgacagaaccagtactgcttgcacaaaaaacaaaaaaaaattagtcatagtGACTTGACGAGTGACATGCAGTTTGTCTTGattagtgacttgaccagttacatctCAGTCTGACAGTAACTTACCAGTATTATCAGAACGCAGCCCCCCGTGTTACCATATGGGCTGCttgactcctttttctttttcaaagtctttatagacttttttaagaagcttccaacttcccttgcccagtcataagatccgattttatccaaattttcgcaggctttgacgtagtcccatgaaattgttcctcctgcgtttgggaacagaaacttgatggacaagtccagcaagattaatcttgccacATTTTTGTCCTTCTTCTCAATCCCATCCTCTGTTGTTGGATTGTCTTTCAGCGCATCTTGCAGAGCTTTCTCCACGGCTTTCTTGTTAACTCTCGCTGTGTTTGAAAAAAACTGCTGGACAAAGTCGGACTGATATGCACCCTCAGAAGTCTTTGGGACCAAGTCACCTTTTTCTGGCATTCCTAGGatctttgaaatatctcttgtcgagatcctgaatttcttctttccaaagaagaagaggtcagtttcatggtcgtaggcctgcaggaggagtgtaatgaaatcatcagatttcttggctgacttctcctctatgtagccaccatggaatgcatcgacaatatttccaaatggtgactgcctgagcaaatctaatgttcttgcactgagattcttcttgttatctttaattgtgttcaagaaacttattaatgtgcacctgtactgcacatgtcctggtttcacatttctcttcctctttggtgctgcttcagttttttgaaatagcaccaaagaggaacccttgtttggtgattgttctactttttcttcttcttctgtttcttcctgtctttttttttttgatttcttcaagctcttcttgAGAATCTGCTTCAgtgatggttcttcttcttcttcttcttcttcttctatttcttcctgtctccttttttttgatttcttcaagctcttcttcgaattcttttttctgtgtatcgttcgatcgtgttcttcatcttctgattccacctcttggtagtcttcgtcatcatcgcttggttccctttcttttctttttgttcttgccatttctgatgtttaaattctgttgaaaaaataagaaggttagcattgagtttgcagttacataatcagttacgtagtcagttacttggccagatacatatattgtaagttacatgatcagttacatggtcagttacagctCATTTCAAtgacaacgtcagttacatgatcagttacttggccagttacatatgttgtaagttacaacgtcagttacatgaccagtaacATGATAAGTTCCatgcattgtaagttacatggccagttacatggccagttacatggccagttacatgatcatTGACAGGAGTTTAACACACGTTGCCAATGAGTTGCCCTTTTCCAGTGACTTATCTGGCCTTTGACTTGTCTagcgacctggccagtgacctcactggccagtttcattatctgagcctataaaatatgtatttgcaccagcagaatttccattcaagtaaagcctaaagcctaaacagcatgacacacagtcattatctccatataaattgttatgttactgtccatgtctctgtatcaaatcacaccaaaatggaaacagagcccctccaaaatcaaatgatacccagtcagtagcctatgtcactggctatgttacagcatcaaactaaaatttgaagacagtcattgatcatctccactcaaaaaagctttaaatcttcactcaaaccaaaactttgaatcgaattgttttgtttcagaatcaaatgcagaaataattatatcatattcgacttataattccaaaactaaatactatatcaatgactcgaaattaagtaagagaagtttctgagaatcaaggctgaaagattacccggtcgaggtagacgattcgagttctgcaattcttcaaatccctaaaatttggggctttttctGTGAAGTACTTTTCAGAGTCGGCGTTGCTTCACCGTTGAGCAAAACAGTCGTCGGAGAAGGTATGTGTCTAAGAATGTGGCCGCCGGAGATTAATATTTCTCTATTTCGGAGTAGGTTTGAGCGGTTTTTTGAGGTTTGAATTTCCGAAGTAATGTGGAGAAGACGAAACAATAGTGCCGTTTTAGTCTACCTCTTACAAACCGCCAGAGAAAACTGACGGtggcagttttgtaattaaattgaaGTACAGTGGTAGAACGTGaacaggtgaccttaattatcatagggACATTTGTGCTGTTTGAActataataaggcacttcaaaatgaccttttttatcattatccctttttcttttttctttttcatttcatttttgctttttaatttctttttttttccttttttcttttttctttttcatttcttttttgctttttaattctttttttttccttttttcttttttctttttcatttcttttttgctttttaattctttttttttcttttttcttttttctttttcatttcttttttgctttttaatttctttttttcctttttaattttttttttgctatttcttttttttttcttgttcctttttaattttttttcctttgtaagttcttttttctttttcgttttgcctactttctacttcctcaacccGTATTTCTGCTAAGTCTTTTGGTCTCATGGAAACTCCGGATGGTTTGATGGTATCCCAAACTGGGGCAGATAAGGAACATGTGGAGACTAAAAAGAAACGGGGCCGGCCTCTTGGAGCCAGGAACAAGAATCCACCAAAAAATAAGAAGTCTGATGCTGTTATGGAACCATTAAGGTTGACCTATCCTACTTATTCTCCTTGCCCTATTTCTAAGGGTAAGGGGAAAGTTTaatgtttagtttttttctgTTCTAGTTTACAAACTATGGGTTCTTTTTACACCTAGTTAATGAATCTcctggagtaccacaattgagtgcattgacgaagggaGATTCACAAGTAGTTTTCTCTGTGTTGATGGAATTTTTATAGTTTGTAGGCTTCTAAATAAGTGAGCTtcattgtactagtggatgatacccgtattcccttaactgcttgaccactgatttagggtacaagcatatagggcttatttgtatgtgccgttctggctttgggattaaatgaaatctctattactctgtaaaaaaaaaaaaaaacccaccaatcccattccaatcaaactccacaacccatctgtttcccaatcagctcggaaattcaccgctaaaccactcccctcttgttttcacagcctacttctctctctcccactcaaatctcactctctccacatcaagcctcaatttggaaacttttcactgaaaattgCCATTTTTTAAcctttcactgaaaact encodes the following:
- the LOC133742101 gene encoding uncharacterized protein LOC133742101 → MARTKRKEREPSDDDEDYQEVESEDEEHDRTIHRKKNSKKSLKKSKKRRQEEIEEEEEEEEEPSLKQILKKSLKKSKKKRQEETEEEEKVEQSPNKGSSLVLFQKTEAAPKRKRNVKPGHVQYRCTLISFLNTIKDNKKNLSARTLDLLRQSPFGNIVDAFHGGYIEEKSAKKSDDFITLLLQAYDHETDLFFFGKKKFRISTRDISKILGMPEKGDLVPKTSEGAYQSDFVQQFFSNTARVNKKAVEKALQDALKDNPTTEDGIEKKDKNVARLILLDLSIKFLFPNAGGTISWDYVKACENLDKIGSYDWAREVGSFLKKSIKTLKKKKESSSPYGNTGGCVLIILYWFCQKTGKINPISGRENEDHGMRKWDIQKLIQNWTSFNSLKKLEKIFENLKEDREESESEEEENRSDEAKTVPEREEKGTDDQNCENKEDNLQVEVAEQETTSEKNKWEKELQKKEEEIRYITVEKDNLKTKLNEKEQELRKITEEMMNLEERNATLVTDNFCLASSVKELEIKLKELEQMLSQKTHTSTAAQQHSSPPPTSAEEKNESNGAASKAAENAENKDQSTVEEAQSHGICTVEECAAAAAAQSPPHCTVQEETQSTTPSQKDSLFQSPTVCMLTVEEMEKQADMFQIVKSPVAARGLPLCTLSPEKEEKTPEENKKGELTMRLTEQHSGETVSSMGLYSYVVRLKNRRRIQKKDNIYWWGDVKAKRKKKAKEIEQRLKEAEKKEKEEKEKEMKASLPDAERKRLEQMVAQQKLDDVPEDVREAIRQMDAAENAQINKEQEEKKLPPEVVDWEESKVYKFMDQDTKRRVQKYWQNAPSGVYFWDGRQYGAQVSRQDLKDMIMDEPIASNCIECYGILLTDQLLEKESQGLDVPTFMNPFCWNSAENLTVYYVHLYLCEPLFQNLARSNYILFPISHESGFHHTLLIFDKELKNWYHCDSKRPKKSSTGKSFKNVQKMVDMVELWMTAVKEQADDMLEQGCRMKFDEKNSSEEELKMMEVPLTETERESIKWIKNNYKTKMAVTELKDNPQQGEDSLDCGLFVMYTMEKISKKGKIPKKLTKDDILKFRAHVVKSFAESRHSWNSTHEES